The sequence AATAAAAACTAATACTTAGAACTCAAACTAGTAAAGATAATAATAATCTTAAGATAATTTAGGAGGTCATATTTTATGAAAGAAGTAGTTATTGTAAGTGCAGTAAGAACAGCACTAGGATCATTCGGAGGAAGTTTAAAGGATGTTCCTGCAGTAGATTTAGGAGCATTAGTTATAAAAGAAGCTGTTAAAAGAGCAGGAATTGATGGAGCATGTGTTGAAGAAGTTATCATGGGTAACGTTATTCAAGCAGGTCTTGGACAAAACACTGCAAGACAAGCGGCTGTTAAAGCTGGATTACCATTAGAAGTATCAGCATTAACAATAAACAAAGTTTGTGGTTCAGGATTAAGAGCTGTAAGTTTAGCTGCACAAACAATAAAAGCAGGAGATGCAGATGTAGTTATAGCAGGTGGAATGGAAAGTATGTCTCAAGCACCATACCTATTAAACCAAGCTAGATGGGGTCAAAGAATGGGAGACGGTAAGCTAGTAGATTCTATGATCAACGATGCTTTATTTGATGCATTCAACCACTATCACATGGGAGTAACTGCTGAAAACATAGCAAAACAATGGAACTTAACTAGAGAAGAACAAGATGCTTTCTCAGCAGCTTCTCAACAAAAAGCTGAAGCAGCAATTAAATCAGGAAGATTTAAGGATGAAATAGTACCAGTTGTTATTCCTCAAAGAAAGGGAGAGCCAAAGGTATTTGATACAGATGAATTCCCAAGATTCGGAACAACTGCAGAAACTTTAGCTAAGTTAAAGCCAGCATTTATAAAAGATGGTACAGTTACAGCAGGTAATGCATCAGGTATCAATGATGGAGCAGCTGCTTTTGTAGTAATGAGTGCAGAAAAAGCAGAACAATTAGGATTAAAGCCATTAGCTAAGATAGTATCTTACGGATCAAAGGGACTAGATCCAGCTATAATGGGATATGGACCATTCCATGCAACAAAGAAAGCTTTAGAAAAAGCAAACTTAACAGTAGAAGATTTAGACTTAATTGAAGCTAATGAAGCATTTGCTGCTCAAAGCTTAGCTGTAGCTAAGGATTTAAAATTCGATATGAGCAAAGTAAATGTAAATGGTGGAGCTATAGCTTTAGGACACCCAGTTGGAGCATCTGGTGCTAGAATATTAGTTACATTACTTCATGAAATGCAAAAAAGAGATGCTAAAAAAGGTTTAGCTACTCTATGTATAGGTGGAGGACTAGGAACAGCTATTATAGTTGAAAGATAGTTCTTTATAAATCAGGTTGGAATTTTTTGAATTCCAACCTGATTTTTTTACTTAATTATGAGGTATTTCTATCATATTCAATTTTTGTAAGAATTAATTGAGACATGTATATACAAATTATGAATTAATAATGATATAAAAAAATCAAAAATAGTATTATTGAACTGAACAGTATAAAAAAGTTCTATAAATATTGTAATTACCTAAAGTTTCAGATTGATAAGAAAAAAGTATATTACATAAAACGGAATAATGTAAAAAGATTTTGATACTAAAATATTTATAAATGTTAACAAAGTGTTAAAAATTAAAAAAAAATTAATTGCATGATGAATAAAATGAAATTAAATTATTCATTAAAACAATATAGAATTATAGACATGAAATTATAATAAAACACAAAATTATAATAAAAAACAATAAAATACTTATAATTTTAGCAAAAAAGCATAAAATATTGTCTAAACATGTTTTATGAAAATGTTAACATTGGAGTAAGAATGAAAAAAATCATTTTTGAAAAAATTCAGAAAAATGAAGGCTTATTTAAAAAAAATCTTTTTGGTTTATAATCCAATATGTTTTTGAAGATAGAAGGAGTAAACAAGAATACTGAAGAGATAAATTATGATAGCAATCTATATTAGATAGAAATGCTTTAAAATTAGAATTTAACAAAGGAAACCTAGAGTAATATAATAAGAACATGCTCGAGCAAGGAGAAAATCTATTTATGAATTCAAAGTTGAAAGAATTATTAATTGGTACATCTAAATCAAACATAACATTGGGATCTTTAACTACAATAGTATTAATGATAGCATTGAGGTTTGATGCTGGTGTAAGTTTTTTTACTGGGCTTTTATTGTATAATATAAGCTTAATTATAAAAGGCTATACACTAGAAGGTCTTCTTATAAAAAGTAACATAAACAAAATAGGAATAATAATTCTAGATAGTATCAGAATAATAGTTGTTGTGCTAGCAGCCCTTTTATTTAAGGATAACCTTATAAATATATTGTGCTACTGTGCAGGAATAGTTTTCAACTATTTATCTATAGGTATCTGCTTTTTTAGAAAAGAGAGAGGAAGTGAATAAGGTGGAGGAAATAGAACCAATATTTTCAATTCCAATCGGTAGTTTTCATATTAACATTACTTTATCTTTAATTGTGCAATGGATTATAATGATTATTGTCGGAGTTTTACTACTTTGGTTAGCGAGCAACTTAAAGAAGGTTCCAGGCAAGAAGCAAACTGTTGCAGAAATGTTTTATAAGACAATAAAAGGTGTGGTTACGTCTAATATGGGGAATAGCTATGAAAGCTATGTACCGATATTTGGAACATTGGCAGTATTTTTACTTCTTATGAATTTTACGGGGTTAATTGGAATTACTCCCCCAACAAAAGATTATAGCGTTTGCTTAGGTTTAGCATTATGTTCATTCCTAATGATTCATGCAAATGCAATCAAAAAGATGGGTTTTGGTCATTATTTATTGGGATATGGTAAGCCATTTATTCCAATGTTGCCTATCAACATTATGGAAAGAGCAGTATTCCCAGCAACACTTTCACTCAGACTTTTTGGTAATGTGCTTGCGGGTACAGTTATTTTGGACTTGATTTATAAGAATATGGGACATTTTGCAGTAGGAGTTCCAATCATAGGTCATTTATATTTTGACTTATTTGATGGTGGAATACAAATGGTTGTATTTTTAATGTTAACAATGATTAATATTAAGTTACTTCCAGAACATTAAAATATTTATTTTTAAGGAGGATTTTATAATGATAGCATTAGGAGCAGGAATTGCAGTATTAACAGGTTTTGGAGCAGGTATTGGTCTTGGTATAGCAACAGGTAAGGCTGTTGAAGGTGTGTCAAGACAACCAGAAGCAAGTGGAAAGATAACATCAACTCTTCTAATCGGTGGTGCTCTTGCAGAAGGTACAGCAATCTACGGTCTAGTAATAGCAATCATGTTATTCGCTAAACTATAAGATTTATTAATGTTTTATTGATAAAAAGTTTAATTAAAAAATAAAAAACTTTGTGAGTAATTAATTATAAGTAATTTGACTCCGAAGGGAGGTCAGGAGATATATGAAAATAGATGTGTCTATAGTTATATTTTCAATGATAAACTTTGTCATTATAGTCTTATTTGCTAAACACTTTTTCTTTGATAAAGTACAAAACGTTATTGAAGAAAGAGAAACTGCAATCAAAGATAGTATTGATAAAGCAGAAGATGATGCGGAAAAGGCAAGAGTGTTATTACTTGAAAATCAAAAGGCATTACAAACTGCTAGAGTTGAAGGAAACAAAATAGTAGAAGAAAAGAAACAAAAAGCAGATAAGATCTACGATGAGATAGTAGAAGAAGCAAATGCAGAAGCAAAAGCTATACTAGAGAGAACAACTGTAGAAATTTCAAGAGAGAAAGAAAAAGCTCAACATGAAGTTAAAACACAAGTTGTTGATTTAGCTATGTTAATCTCAGCAAAAGCTCTTGAAGAGTCAATAGACGATGAAAAGCATAGAGCATTAATAAATGATTTTATAGCTAAGGTAGGTATCTAATTATGTATGAGTTTTTAGATAGAAGATATGCATTAGCCCTTTACCAAGTAGCAGAAGAAAAAGGTAAAGTTCAAGAGTATCTTGATGATTTGAGAGAAATCTGCGACTTTATCGATAATGATGAGAATTTTCAAGAAGTAATAAGACATCCTCAAATTAGTACTGTAGAAAAGAAGAAACTTTTTACAAGAATATTTGAAGGTCAGATAGATAAAGATTTATTATCTTTCTTAATTGTTCTTATAGAAAAAGGAAGAATATCTTTCTTAAGAGAAAAATTAAATGAGATGGAGAATATTTATCTTGAAAAGCACAATACAATTAATGTTAATGTTAAGAGTGTTATTCCGTTAACTTCTGAACAAGTTGAAAACTTAACAAATAAACTTCAAATTAAATATAATAAAAAAATAATAATAGAACAAGAAATTGATAAGAGCATAATTGGCGGTCTATACGTTAAAGTTGGAAATGATGTCATTGATGGCACCATAAAATCTAAATTAGACGAAATGAAAGCATTAATGCTTAAGAGAGAATAGAGGTGAGTCTATGAATATCAAACCAGAAGAAATTACTTCTATAATAAAGAATGAAATACAAAAGTATGAAAAGAATATACAGACTGTAGATTCAGGTACAATAGTACAAATAGGTGATGGTGTTGCTAGAGTTTACGGTTTAGATGATTGTATGCAAGGTGAACTTTTAATATTCCCTAATGATGTATACGGCATGGCTCTAAACCTAGAACAAGATAACGTAGGTTGCGTTCTTTTAGGCTCAGAAAAGGGTATAAAAGAAGGGGACGTTGTTAAGAGAACTGGCAAGATTGTTGAAGTACCAGTTGGAGATGCAATGATCGGAAGAGTATTAAACTCTTTAGGTCAACCAATAGATGGTAAAGGACCTGTCAATAATGATGGATTCAGACCTATAGAAGTACATGCGCCAAGTATTATAGATAGAAGTTCAGTTAATCAACCATTACAAACAGGTATAAAGGCTATAGACTCAATGATTCCTATTGGAAGGGGTCAAAGAGAGTTAATTATAGGTGACAGACAAACAGGTAAGACAGCTATAGCTATAGATACAATTCTTAACCAAAAAGGTAAAGATGTAATTTGTATTTATGTTGCAATAGGTCAAAAGCAATCAACAGTTGCTAATATAGTAAATACATTACAAGAAGCAGATGCATTAGATTATACAATAGTTGTAGCATCAACTGCATCAGAAAGTGCTCCATTACAATATCTAGCACCATATGCAGGATGTTCAATGGGTGAATACTTCATGCATAAAGGTAAGGATGTATTAATAGTATATGATGATTTATCAAAACATGCAGTTGCATATAGAACAATGTCATTACTATTAAAGAGAGCACCAGGTAGAGAAGCTTATCCTGGAGATGTATTCTATATACATTCAAGATTACTTGAAAGAGCAGCTAAGTTATCAGCAAAACTTGGTGGCGGTTCTATAACTGCACTTCCAATAATTGAAACATTAGCAGGAGATGTAACTGCTTATATTCCAACAAACGTAATATCAATTACTGACGGACAAATATTCCTAGAATCAGAATTATTCTATGCAGGACAAAGACCAGCTGTTAATGCAGGTATATCTGTATCAAGAGTTGGTGGTAGTGCTCAAATTAAAGCAATGAAACAAGTAAGTGGTACTTTAAGACTTGAGTTAGCTCAGTATAGAGAACTTGCAGCCTTTGCTCAATTTGGTTCTGATTTAGATAAAGATACAAGTTACAGACTTGAAAAAGGTAAGAGAATCACTGAAGTTTTAAAACAAGATCAGTATTCTCCAATGGATGTTGAAAAGCAAATAATGATATTATATGCTGTAACAAACAACTTCTTATCTGATATCAAAGTTAGTGATATAAAGCGTTTTGAAGAAGAATATTTTGAATATGTTGATACTCACTATAGAGATCTTACAAAAGCTATAATAGAGAAAAAAGCTTTAGATGATGAGATAAAGAGCAAGTTAGAATTATCAATAAATGAATTTAAGAAAATATTTCTACAAGGTGCATAGCTTATTTTAAGCTATGCAAAATTTTAGGAGGTGGAAGTTATGGCAGCTGGGTTAATTGATATAAAACGTAGAATTAAATCAGTTACAAACACAAGAAAAATTACAAAAGCCATGGGTCTTGTAGCCACTTCTAAACTTAGAAAAATAAGATTAGCGCTTAGTGTTAATAATAAGTATTTTGAGTCAGTAGAAAAGGTAACTAATGAATTTCTAGCATCTTTAGATGTTGAAAATGACAATATTTATTTTAACAACAACAATTCAAAAAAGAAGTTATACATAGTTATGGCTTCTGATTCTGGATTATGTGGTGGATACAATGCTAATGTTGTACAAAAACTAAAGGCTGAAGCTGACAAAATGGAAGTTAAGCCAGTAATTATGGTGGTTGGACAAAGAGGTATTCCATATGTAAGAAAGTATCATTTTGAAACGATAGCTGAATATGTTCAAATTTCAGATATGCCAACAGTAAAGGAATCTAGAATAATATTTGAGCATGCGCTAAGGTTATATAAAGAAGGCGAAGTTGGAGAAGTAAACATAGTTTATACAGAGTTTATGTCTCAGGTTAAACAAGAAGTTAAAACTAAAAAATTCTTACCTTTAGAACAAGGTGATAAAAAATCACAAGGTGAATATCTAATAGAACCAGCAGGCTCAGAGGTTGTTGAAAATGTATTAGATGTTTATTTAAAGGCAGTAGTTCAAAATATAATGCTACATTCAAAATGTAGTGAATATAGTTCAAGAATGTCTGCTATGGATGGTGCTTCAAAGAATGCAAATGACTTATTAGATGCGTTAAATACTAAATTCAATAGAATAAGACAGACTGCAATAACACAAGAAATAACTGAAATAGTAAGTGGAGCACAAGCACAAAATTAGTAAGGAGGTATTCTAAATGCCTAGCAAGATAGGAAAAGTGGTTCAAGTAATAGGACCAGTAATAGATATTAAGTTTGAAACAGAGTCTCTTCCTAACATTTACAACGCTGTTCATATAGATATGAACGGAACTACACTAGTAGCTGAAGTTGAGCAACATATGGGAGATGATATAGTTAGAACTATAGCTATGTCATCTACAGATGGACTTAGAAGAGGCATGAATGCTGAAGATACTGGAAAGCCAATATCTGTACCAGTAGGGGAAAAAGTATTAGGAAGATTATTTAATGTATTAGGAGATACTATTGATGAGGATGCTAAGTTACAAGAAGCAGAACTTTATCCAATTCATAGACCAGCTCCTACATTTGAAGAACAAGCAACAGAACCTGAAATGTTTGAAACAGGAATAAAGGTTATAGACTTAATTGCTCCTTATCAAAGAGGTGGTAAGATTGGTCTTTTCGGAGGAGCCGGTGTTGGTAAAACAGTTCTTATTCAAGAGCTTATCAACAATATAGCAAAACAACATGGTGGATTATCTGTATTCACAGGTGTTGGAGAAAGATCAAGAGAAGGAAATGACTTATACTATGAAATGAAGGAATCAGGAGTTATAGATAAGACTGCCTTAGTATTTGGTCAAATGAATGAGCCACCTGGTGCCAGAATGAGAGTTGCCTTAACAGGTTTAACTATGGCTGAATATTTTAGAGATAAAGGTCAAGATGTGTTACTATTTATAGATAATATATTCAGATTTACACAAGCTGGATCAGAAGTTTCAGCTTTACTTGGAAGAATACCATCAGCAGTTGGTTACCAACCAACACTTGCTACAGAAATGGGAGCTTTACAAGAAAGAATTACTTCTACAAAACATGGTTCAATTACATCAGTTCAAGCAGTATACGTTCCTGCGGATGACTTAACTGACCCAGCTCCAGCAACAACATTCTCTCACTTAGATGCAACAACAGTTCTTTCAAGAAGTATATCAGAGCTTGGAATTTATCCAGCTGTTGACCCACTAGATTCTTCATCTAGAATACTAGATCCAAGAATAGTAGGAAAAGAACATTATGAAGTAGCATCAAAGGTTAAGCATATACTTGAAAGATATAAAGAGCTTCAAGATATCATCGCTATACTTGGTGTAGATGAATTATCAGAAGAAGATAAGTTAATTGTATCTAGAGCTAGAAAGATACAAAGATTCTTATCTCAACCATTTACAGTTGCAGAACAATTTACAAGTATGCAAGGTAAGTATGTTCCAATAAAAGAAACTATTAGAGGATTCAGAGAAATTCTTGAAGGTAAGCATGATGATATTCCTGAAGCAGCATTCCTATTTGTTGGTACTATAGAAGAAGCAGTAGAAAAAGCTAAGACCCTTGCAAAATAGTATCTTAGAAAGGGGATAGTATTATGAGTACTTTTAAGTTTACCTTAATAACGCCTGATAAGAGTGTATTTTCTGGAAATGCTAAGAAATTTAAATCAACAAGTCTTAGTGGACAGTTTGAAATCTTACCAAACCATGGAAGATTTATTACTGTTACTAAACCGGGAATGACTGAATTTGTTGATGAAAATGATAAGGTATATAAGCTATTTACTTCTACTGGAGTAGTAGAGTTTGGTAATAATGAACTAACATTTTGTTGCGATGCAGCAGAATTACCAGAAGATATAGATATTGAAAGAGCAGAAGAGGCCAAAGAAAGAGCAGAAAAGAGAATTGAAGCTAAAGATGGTGTGGATATAACAAGAGCACAGATTGCATTGACAAGAGCTTTAGCTAGAATAGATGTCTCAAGTAAATTAAAATAAACAAGTTTTAAAAGAATTATGTACTGAGTGCATAATTCTTTTTTTTGTTTTGTTTAAAAATTACATAAAAGGCTAATAATGAAAAAAGAGAGGTGGGGAAATGAAAAAAAATTTATTTGTTAAAATTAGCTTTTTATGCTTTTTTGTTTTATTTATTTTAGGTAATGTTGATATTAATGAAAACAATTATTATAAAATTTTAGGACCCAATATGAATTTTCAAGAAGTTGGAGTTAAACAAGTTTCCACATATAAATGCAATCCTCAAATAATAGTTAATAATTTAAAAAATAAAAGTAAAATAAAATCTATAAATTATAATGAAAATAATATAACAATTATTGGCGAAAAGAATACTATAAATTATGAAGCTATTATAGGAGTAAATGAAACTAAAGAAATGAGCATTGTATCAGAAAAAAACACAAATAAAAAAGAAGTTACCATCATTAAAAAACAATTAGAAGAATTAACAAATGATACATGTGAAAACAGACGATATTTTACTTATATAAAGGGAAAACTAGGTGTATCTAAAGATACTGAATTAGATACATTGGAAACAAATTTGATTAATATTGGAGCCACAAATATTAAATCAATTCCCATTAATTCTGGGTATGTAGGAGTAGCCACAATAAATTCCTTTAATCTTAATTATGCTATATGTAATTACAATTCCGGCACATATATCATTTTGGGTACCCCAGATATATTTGCAACATATTAACAATTTTAATGGAGGACATTATGGAGAAGATAGTAATTAATGGTGGGAATGAACTAAGTGGTGAAGTAAATATCAGCTCAGCAAAAAATGCAGTTTTGCCTATAATTGCAGCATCTATTTTATGTAATGAGGATTTAATCATTGATAACACACCTATGTTAGAAGATGTTGCTGTTATATCAGATGTATTAAGTGAATTAGGGTCTAAAGTAATTATAAATAAAAATACAGATGAAATTTTAATCAATACAAAAGACATAAAGCCTGTCAATACAAATTCAGAACTTATAAGAAAAATGAGAGCCTCTTTTTTAATTTTAGGTCCGATGTTATCTAAATTCGGTATATGTAAGTTATCAATGCCAGGTGGATGCAATATAGGCTCAAGACCAATCGATTTACATCTAAAAGGATTAAAAGCTTTAGGTGCTGAAATTGAAATTGGGCATGGTTTTGTAGAAGCTAAAGCAAAAAAATTAAAGGGAAATAGAATCTATTTAGATTTTCCTTCAGTAGGAGCAACAGAAAATATAATTATGGCTTCTGCTTTAGCAGAGGGTACAACTATAATTGAAAATGCTGCAGAAGAACCAGAAATTGTAGATTTGGTTAATTTTTTAAACACAATGGGAGCAAAAATTGATGGAGCAGGAACAGGACAAATAATTATCGAAGGTGTAGATGAATTAAAAGGAACAAGATATACTCCTATATATGATAGAATTGAAGCAGGAACATTCTTAGTGGCAGCAGCAGTAACTAAAAGCAAATTAACTGTAAATGGAATTAATGAAGAACACTTAAGACCAGTAATTGAAAAACTAAAAGAGTGTGGAGTTCTTATAGAATTAATTAATGATAATAAGTCAATAATTGTAGATGGACGTAATGAAAGACGAGGAGTTAGTATAAAAACATTACCATATCCAGGATTTCCTACAGATATGCAAGCACAAATGATGACAATGTTATCTCTAGCCCAAGGTTCAAGTGTAATTACAGAAACCATATTCGAAAATAGATTTATGCATGCAACTGAACTTATTAGAATGGGTGCCAATATAAAAGTAGATGGAAGATCTGCATTTGTAGAAGGCGTTAGAAGATTAAGTGGATGTGAAGTTAAGGCAACAGATCTTAGAGCAGGAGCTGCAATGATTTTAGCAGGTCTTGTAGCTGATGGATATACAAAGGTTACAGATGTTTATCATATTGATAGAGGTTATGTGAGAATAGAAGACAAATTAAGAAAATTAGGTGCAGATATTTATAGAATAAATGAATAATCTGCTACAAAACAGCTATATCTTTGATATAGCTGTTTTATTTTAAAAAATATAGGTGTTCAAATAGCATTTAAGTATATAACTATAACTACTATATATCGAATAAAATTATAAAAGTTGGAATATAAATTAATTACAATAATCAAAAAAAGGAGAATATTTAATGAGGCGATTCAATACAAGTGAGAAAATAAAGAAAATAATGTTAAGTTATTTGATTATTATTTTTACACTAACTATTGTAATAGTGGCTATAGTTTTTTTTGTTGGAGATAATAAAAAGGGTGAGGCATACGGAAAAGATTCTGCTAAACAATTTGTTATTAATGATAAAGAGGTTAATGTAACCAAGTCTAAATTGAATAAGATTAAGGTTTACAGAGCATCAAGT comes from Clostridium sp. TW13 and encodes:
- the atpG gene encoding ATP synthase F1 subunit gamma yields the protein MAAGLIDIKRRIKSVTNTRKITKAMGLVATSKLRKIRLALSVNNKYFESVEKVTNEFLASLDVENDNIYFNNNNSKKKLYIVMASDSGLCGGYNANVVQKLKAEADKMEVKPVIMVVGQRGIPYVRKYHFETIAEYVQISDMPTVKESRIIFEHALRLYKEGEVGEVNIVYTEFMSQVKQEVKTKKFLPLEQGDKKSQGEYLIEPAGSEVVENVLDVYLKAVVQNIMLHSKCSEYSSRMSAMDGASKNANDLLDALNTKFNRIRQTAITQEITEIVSGAQAQN
- the atpE gene encoding ATP synthase F0 subunit C, with protein sequence MIALGAGIAVLTGFGAGIGLGIATGKAVEGVSRQPEASGKITSTLLIGGALAEGTAIYGLVIAIMLFAKL
- the atpC gene encoding ATP synthase F1 subunit epsilon translates to MSTFKFTLITPDKSVFSGNAKKFKSTSLSGQFEILPNHGRFITVTKPGMTEFVDENDKVYKLFTSTGVVEFGNNELTFCCDAAELPEDIDIERAEEAKERAEKRIEAKDGVDITRAQIALTRALARIDVSSKLK
- the atpA gene encoding F0F1 ATP synthase subunit alpha, with translation MNIKPEEITSIIKNEIQKYEKNIQTVDSGTIVQIGDGVARVYGLDDCMQGELLIFPNDVYGMALNLEQDNVGCVLLGSEKGIKEGDVVKRTGKIVEVPVGDAMIGRVLNSLGQPIDGKGPVNNDGFRPIEVHAPSIIDRSSVNQPLQTGIKAIDSMIPIGRGQRELIIGDRQTGKTAIAIDTILNQKGKDVICIYVAIGQKQSTVANIVNTLQEADALDYTIVVASTASESAPLQYLAPYAGCSMGEYFMHKGKDVLIVYDDLSKHAVAYRTMSLLLKRAPGREAYPGDVFYIHSRLLERAAKLSAKLGGGSITALPIIETLAGDVTAYIPTNVISITDGQIFLESELFYAGQRPAVNAGISVSRVGGSAQIKAMKQVSGTLRLELAQYRELAAFAQFGSDLDKDTSYRLEKGKRITEVLKQDQYSPMDVEKQIMILYAVTNNFLSDIKVSDIKRFEEEYFEYVDTHYRDLTKAIIEKKALDDEIKSKLELSINEFKKIFLQGA
- a CDS encoding F0F1 ATP synthase subunit B, with product MKIDVSIVIFSMINFVIIVLFAKHFFFDKVQNVIEERETAIKDSIDKAEDDAEKARVLLLENQKALQTARVEGNKIVEEKKQKADKIYDEIVEEANAEAKAILERTTVEISREKEKAQHEVKTQVVDLAMLISAKALEESIDDEKHRALINDFIAKVGI
- the murA gene encoding UDP-N-acetylglucosamine 1-carboxyvinyltransferase, with translation MEKIVINGGNELSGEVNISSAKNAVLPIIAASILCNEDLIIDNTPMLEDVAVISDVLSELGSKVIINKNTDEILINTKDIKPVNTNSELIRKMRASFLILGPMLSKFGICKLSMPGGCNIGSRPIDLHLKGLKALGAEIEIGHGFVEAKAKKLKGNRIYLDFPSVGATENIIMASALAEGTTIIENAAEEPEIVDLVNFLNTMGAKIDGAGTGQIIIEGVDELKGTRYTPIYDRIEAGTFLVAAAVTKSKLTVNGINEEHLRPVIEKLKECGVLIELINDNKSIIVDGRNERRGVSIKTLPYPGFPTDMQAQMMTMLSLAQGSSVITETIFENRFMHATELIRMGANIKVDGRSAFVEGVRRLSGCEVKATDLRAGAAMILAGLVADGYTKVTDVYHIDRGYVRIEDKLRKLGADIYRINE
- a CDS encoding acetyl-CoA C-acetyltransferase; the encoded protein is MKEVVIVSAVRTALGSFGGSLKDVPAVDLGALVIKEAVKRAGIDGACVEEVIMGNVIQAGLGQNTARQAAVKAGLPLEVSALTINKVCGSGLRAVSLAAQTIKAGDADVVIAGGMESMSQAPYLLNQARWGQRMGDGKLVDSMINDALFDAFNHYHMGVTAENIAKQWNLTREEQDAFSAASQQKAEAAIKSGRFKDEIVPVVIPQRKGEPKVFDTDEFPRFGTTAETLAKLKPAFIKDGTVTAGNASGINDGAAAFVVMSAEKAEQLGLKPLAKIVSYGSKGLDPAIMGYGPFHATKKALEKANLTVEDLDLIEANEAFAAQSLAVAKDLKFDMSKVNVNGGAIALGHPVGASGARILVTLLHEMQKRDAKKGLATLCIGGGLGTAIIVER
- a CDS encoding F0F1 ATP synthase subunit A is translated as MEEIEPIFSIPIGSFHINITLSLIVQWIIMIIVGVLLLWLASNLKKVPGKKQTVAEMFYKTIKGVVTSNMGNSYESYVPIFGTLAVFLLLMNFTGLIGITPPTKDYSVCLGLALCSFLMIHANAIKKMGFGHYLLGYGKPFIPMLPINIMERAVFPATLSLRLFGNVLAGTVILDLIYKNMGHFAVGVPIIGHLYFDLFDGGIQMVVFLMLTMINIKLLPEH
- the atpD gene encoding F0F1 ATP synthase subunit beta, which translates into the protein MPSKIGKVVQVIGPVIDIKFETESLPNIYNAVHIDMNGTTLVAEVEQHMGDDIVRTIAMSSTDGLRRGMNAEDTGKPISVPVGEKVLGRLFNVLGDTIDEDAKLQEAELYPIHRPAPTFEEQATEPEMFETGIKVIDLIAPYQRGGKIGLFGGAGVGKTVLIQELINNIAKQHGGLSVFTGVGERSREGNDLYYEMKESGVIDKTALVFGQMNEPPGARMRVALTGLTMAEYFRDKGQDVLLFIDNIFRFTQAGSEVSALLGRIPSAVGYQPTLATEMGALQERITSTKHGSITSVQAVYVPADDLTDPAPATTFSHLDATTVLSRSISELGIYPAVDPLDSSSRILDPRIVGKEHYEVASKVKHILERYKELQDIIAILGVDELSEEDKLIVSRARKIQRFLSQPFTVAEQFTSMQGKYVPIKETIRGFREILEGKHDDIPEAAFLFVGTIEEAVEKAKTLAK
- a CDS encoding F0F1 ATP synthase subunit delta; translation: MYEFLDRRYALALYQVAEEKGKVQEYLDDLREICDFIDNDENFQEVIRHPQISTVEKKKLFTRIFEGQIDKDLLSFLIVLIEKGRISFLREKLNEMENIYLEKHNTINVNVKSVIPLTSEQVENLTNKLQIKYNKKIIIEQEIDKSIIGGLYVKVGNDVIDGTIKSKLDEMKALMLKRE